GATCGCGCGGATCCTCGATCTCGATGTCCTGACGCACCGGCGGATCACCGATCTTATTTCGGAGCTGAATATGCTCGGTGTCATCAACACGCGGGTCGTCTCGCGTGGCCGGTACGGCAGAACGAAGGAGATGTGGTTCGATGCCGCCACGAGCAAGATCGACGAGGTCGTTTCGCGCGATCCGCGGCTGTCCGACCAAAGGTTGAAAGAGATCGACATCAATCGTTTGAGAGCAATGTTCAGGTGATTTCATGGATGAGAAGGATCGTCTGCTCCTCCGGGAACTGGAGGAGAACAGCAGTGTTCCGCTGGAAGATCTGGCGGTCATGGCCGACTTAAGTGAGAGTGACGTACAGAATCGGATCCGGCGACTGGAAGAGGCGGGCGTTATCCGGAAGTATACCGCCGTCGTCGATTGGGAGCGGGCAGGGGACGGGATTGTCGCTGCCGTCATCGAACTGAAGGTCTCGCCCGAGCGGGATTACGGGTACGACCGAATCGCCGACCGGATCGCCCGGTTCCGGCAGGTCCGCTCGCTTCGGCTGATGACCGGCACCTATGACCTCCAGCTGATCGTTACCGGGGGGAGCATGCACGAGATAGCCCGTTTTGTCTCCGAGCAGATTGCGCCCATGGATCGTATCCGGGAGACGGCGACGCATATTGTCATGAAATCCTACAAGGAGAACGGCAATATCCTCGCCGAGCGCGAAGAGGTCGAACGTCTCCCCTATTCGTTCTGAGGTGACCCGGGCATGAAGGACTTCATCTCTTCGAGAGCACGCTCCATCCCCCCGTCAGGCATCCGGAAGTTCTTCGATATTGCCCAGACGATGGAGGACGTCATCTCGCTTGGCGTTGGCGAACCCGACTTCTCGACGCCGTGGAACGTCTGCGAGGCGAGCATCTACTCCATCGAGCAGGGCGTAACGAACTATACCTCGAACAAAGGGACGCCGAAGCTCCGGGCTGCGATAGCGCG
This sequence is a window from Methanoculleus taiwanensis. Protein-coding genes within it:
- a CDS encoding Lrp/AsnC family transcriptional regulator, with product MDEKDRLLLRELEENSSVPLEDLAVMADLSESDVQNRIRRLEEAGVIRKYTAVVDWERAGDGIVAAVIELKVSPERDYGYDRIADRIARFRQVRSLRLMTGTYDLQLIVTGGSMHEIARFVSEQIAPMDRIRETATHIVMKSYKENGNILAEREEVERLPYSF